A stretch of Zymoseptoria tritici IPO323 chromosome 1, whole genome shotgun sequence DNA encodes these proteins:
- a CDS encoding 60S ribosomal protein L6 — protein MSGVKKFQGGERTVTPADQQASKYYPAEDESQPRKTRKTLRPYKPRESLKPGTVLILLAGRFRGKRVVLLKVLDQGVLLVTGPFKVNGVPLRRVNARYVIATKTTIPVEGIDSATIDKASGEKYFARDKKADKKGSKEAFFQQGEKPAKKEVAGERAEDQKKVDKALLSAIKKEPLLQGYLSTNFSLRKGDRPHEMVF, from the exons ATGTCGGGCGTCAAGAAATTCCAAGGTGGTGAGAGGACGGTGACTCCTGCCGACCAGCAGGCCAGCAAATACTACCCGGCCGAGGACGAGTCGCAGCCACGAAAG ACCCGCAAGACTCTTCGACCATACAAGCCCCGCGAGTCGCTCAAGCCCGGTaccgtcctcatcctcctcgctggGCGCTTCCGTGGCAAGcgcgtcgtcctcctcaaaGTCCTCGATCAGGGTGTTCTCCTCGTTACCGGACCATTCAAGGTCAACGGGgttcctctccgccgcgtCAACGCCCGCTATGTGATCGCCACCAAGACCACCATCCCAGTTGAGGGCATCGACTCTGCGACCATTGACAAGGCTTCCGGCGAGAAGTACTTCGCCCGCGACAAGAAGgccgacaagaagggcaGCAAGGAGGCTTTCTTCCAGCAGGGTGAGAAGCCAGCCAAGAAGGAGGTTGCTGGTGAGCGCGCGGAGGACCAGAAGAAGGTGGACAAGGCTCTCTTGTCGGCAATTAAGAAGGAGCCTCTGCTCCAGGGATACCTCAGCACCAACTTCAGCTTGAGGAAGGGTGACCGGCCGCACGAGATGGTGTTCTAG
- the MgEXG7 gene encoding putative Exo-beta-1,3-glucanase (Exo-Beta-1,3-Glucanase (Signal P secreted)): protein TAQSAFWLGQITHEGTSPFLLNGEDYQVFRNVKEYGAVGDGTTDDTNAFNRAITEQSRMGGGKGSGGTTGQPALIYVPPGTYVVSSKVQLFVGTQLIGDAVNRPTIKASPKTRNSTKIIDGYDFGTQSTTNFYIGVRNIIIDTTAATSNDTIFALNWAVSQATSLINVDFVMPKGSNHIGIEMNGETSGGGSGLFMGDLNFVGGRFGIFFSNQQYSIRGCRFTDVGTAIKIDHAFVVTLQQIECVNVEICVDMGGSGVTGSLSLIDSSCVSCGTVVSGSSSIVLENIAVRDSGPTLKVDGVPRNLGDLTGKTYAAGHIFRTSASGTLLRYTKRGNLVDSSGRYFSKELPQYEQYPVSAFASVKSAGAKGDGATDDTAAIQQALLRNANCKITYFPHGIYLVTDTIYVPPGSRIVGEVWSTISASGAMFKDENAPRPMIQVGKPGEVGLAEFTDMQFSAADVLPGAILVEVNMAGKNQGDVSFHNTHYRVGGAADSLLETACQTISEPCKAVFLVLHLTKSSSTYIENAWLWSADHDLDNVYVQQIGTGRGMLVEATKGTWLVGTGSEHHTLYAYQFVDASNVFAALMQVETPYWQPLPRAPLPWTPDAAWNDPDFAGCQASNISQCNMQWALRIIGKNTHTLPFYGQGFWLFFNGPNYGPCTGPGGTCQINIVDLEDVGRNAGVELYNLNTKGVQNLITVGGSNGVVVTTEKASPGSWGGLVAAF from the exons ACAGCTCAGTCCGCGTTCTGGCTTGGTCAAATCACACACGAGGGCACCAGTCCCTTTCTTTTGAATGGCGAGGACTACCAGGTTTTCCGTAATGTAAAAGAATACGGCGCTGTCGGCGATGGAACGACCGACGACACCAATGCTTTCAACCGCGCCATCACGGAGCAAAGTCGAATGGGTGGAGGAAAAGGCTCTGGAGGAACAACAGGCCAGCCGGCGTTGATCTATGTCCCACCTGGGACTTACGTTGTTTCATCGAAAGTCCAGCTATTCGTCGGTACACAACTAATTGGCGACGCTGTCAACCGGCCTACGATCAAGGCATCACCCAAGACCAGGAATAGTACCAAGATCATCGACGGTTACGACTTCGGCACGCAGTCGACCACGAATTTTTACATCGGCGTCCGGAACATCATTATCGATACGACCGCAGCTACCTCGAATGACACAATCTTTGCCCTCAACTGGGCTGTGTCTCAGGCGACGAGCTTAATCAATGTCGACTTCGTCATGCCGAAGGGCAGCAATCATATTGGAATCGAGATGAATGGCGAAACCAGCGGCGGTGGCTCAGGGCTATTCATGGGAGATCTCAACTTTGTTGGAGGACGGTTTGGCATATTCTTCAGCAACCAGCAATATTCGATCCGAGGCTGCAGGTTCACAGATGTTGGTACCGCGATCAAAATCGACCATGCCTTCGTTGTCACGCTTCAGCAGATCGAATGTGTCAATGTCGAAATTTGTGTCGACATGGGCGGATCCGGTGTCACCGGGTCTCTCAGCCTGATTGATAGTTCCTGCGTTTCGTGCGGAACGGTTGTGAGTGGCTCGAGTTCGATCGTGTTGGAGAATATTGCGGTGAGAGATTCGGGACCTACTCTGAAGGTCGATGGAGTGCCACGCAATCTTGGAGACTTGACCGGCAAGACATATGCAGCTGGTCACATCTTCCGCA CTTCCGCCAGTGGGACTTTGCTTCGGTACACCAAACGTGGCAACCTCGTCGATTCTAGTGGACGCTACTTTTCGAAAGAGCTGCCACAGTATGAACAATACCCGGTATCCGCTTTTGCATCTGTCAAATCGGCCGGTGCCAAAG GTGACGGTGCGACGGACGATACAGCTGCTATTCAGCAGGCATTACTTCGAAACGCCAATTGCAAGATCACATACTTTCCTCACGGTATTTACCTCGTGACGGATACCATTTATGTCCCTCCTGGCAGCAGAATCGTCGGCGAGGTTTGGTCTACCATTAGTGCCTCTGGCGCAATGTTCAAGGATGAGAATGCTCCCAGGCCTATGATCCAGGTCGGCAAGCCTGGAGAAGTCGGTCTCGCTGAGTTTACAGACATGCAGTTCTCAGCGGCTGATGTCCTTCCTGGAGCGATCCTCGTCGAAGTTAACATGGCCGGTAAGAATCAAGGGGACGTTTCTTTCCACAACACACACTATCGTGTTGGAGGAGCCGCGGATTCTCTCCTCGAGACAGCTTGCCAGACCATCTCCGAGCCATGCAAAGCAGTCTTCCTTGTGCTCCACCTCACGAAGAGCAGCTCGACATACATTGAGAATGCGTGGCTGTGGTCAGCCGATCATGATCTCGACAACGTCTACGTACAGCAGATCGGCACTGGTCGAGGTATGCTTGTCGAGGCCACGAAGGGAACATGGCTCGTCGGGACAGGCTCCGAGCATCATACCCTCTACGCTTACCAGTTTGTGGACGCTAGCAATGTCTTTGCAGCTCTAATGCAGGTTGAGACACCCTACTGGCAGCCTCTACCTCGAGCGCCACTACCATGGACACCAGACGCTGCCTGGAATGACCCGGACTTCGCGGGCTGTCAAGCGAGCAACATCTCGCAATGCAACATGCAATGGGCGCTTCGTATCATCGGCAAGAACACCCACACTCTGCCATTCTACGGCCAAGGTTTCTGGCTGTTCTTCAATGGGCCAAACTACGGTCCCTGCACTGGCCCAGGCGGGACTTGTCAGATCAACATCGTTGACCTGGAGGATGTGGGACGAAACGCCGGCGTGGAGCTGTACAATCTCAATACGAAGGGCGTCCAGAATTTGATCACTGTTGGCGGCTCGAACGGCGTTGTGGTTACTACGGAGAAGGCAAGTCCTGGCAGTTGGGGTGGGTTGGTTGCAGCCTTC
- a CDS encoding glucosidase II beta subunit-like protein (Glucosidase II beta subunit-like with predicted signal peptide): protein MRYLLALPAVLRAAVLLASASQHSFSVQDDLLAFPQYEVRFQDEWTSEAEAHSKLSNNGKPHDHLRHEHQKEQYELQQRLGSTTDGDPAEPQPVEYERLVLDGHSWLCEVPIVKKKEETPNVNDTQTKAEEEKELARATDRGWELLSGMEDSCIFFIGGWWSYRFCYNQGVKQFHQLPLARGVPNYPPQEDPSIPGFTLGTYSKGAEDEDDHKDETSERGSALDKSGGKRTRGGHGELVQHGESRYLVQTLGGGTRCDLTGKERVIEIQYHCNPQSADRISLIKETSTCAYLMVIQTPRLCNDVAFQPPQKDQPNTVSCSPILSDDEVEAYEHELAEVKDMEREIKEQDEADPLGGSVFPPPLPVGDIIVGGHALVPPGKKIEKSSIVGGGVYVETLATSDGKMLSKEDLKKLGLPDMEAVEKLRKELEKYAKGEQWKLDVVDTPAGREYRAIVGSDDDEKPASQEGTVKAEKKEQQQGQEKDVEEPVKLKEGKEPGKLTEGKAAGKRKDVKGHARQQDSNPRPKQEEEETEQEGSQEEFFRDEL from the exons ATGAGATACCTACTAGCACTCCCAGCGGTGTTGCGAGCCGCCGTATTACTGGCTTCCGCGTCGCAACACAGCTTCAGCGTACAAGATGATCTGCTCGCCTTCCCACAGTACGAGGTTCGATTTCAGGACGAATGGACATCGGAAGCGGAAGCGCATTCAAAGCTCTCCAACAACGGGAAGCCTCACGACCATTTGCGGCATGAGCACCAGAAAGAGCAATACGAGCTGCAACAACGGCTTGGCTCCACTACCGATGGCGACCCTGCTGAACCTCAACCCGTCGAATACGAGCGCCTTGTACTAGACGGCCACAGTTGGCTGTGCGAGGTGCCGATTgtgaagaagaaagaagaaacACCGAATGTGAACGACACGCAAACGAaagcagaggaggagaaggagctggCACGAGCGACAGACCGCGGATGGGAACTTTTGAGCGGCATGGAAGACAGCTGCATCTTCTTCATTGGAGGCTGGTGGAGTTATCGATTCTGCTACAACCAGGGCGTAAAGCAGTTCCACCAGTTACCGTTGGCACGAGGCGTGCCGAATTACCCTCCTCAGGAGGACCCATCTATTCCAGGCTTCACGCTTGGTACATATAGCAAAGGCgctgaggatgaggacgatcaCAAAGACGAGACGTCGGAGCGTGGAAGCGCGTTAGATAAGAGCGGTGGGAAGCGGACACGGGGAGGACATGGCGAGCTGGTGCAGCATGGCGAGAGCAGGTATTTGGTGCAGACGCTCGGTGGAGGTACCCGCTGCGACCTGACAGGCAAGGAGCGGGTAATTGAAATTCAG TACCATTGCAACCCACAGTCCGCCGATCGCATATCCCTCATCAAAGAGACGAGCACCTGCGCATATCTCATGGTGATCCAAACACCGCGATTGTGCAACGACGTCGCCTTCCAGCCACCGCAAAAGGATCAGCCAAATACTGTCTCCTGCTCGCCGATTCtgagtgatgatgaagtcgaagccTACGAGCACGAGCTCGCAGAAGTCAAGGACATGGAACGCGAAATAAAAGAGCAAGATGAAGCCGATCCTCTTGGAGGATCGGTCTTCCCGCCACCTCTTCCTGTCGGCGATATCATCGTAGGCGGACATGCATTGGTGCCGCCAGGGAAGAAGATCGAGAAATCTTCAATTGTCG GAGGTGGAGTGTATGTGGAGACGTTGGCTACGTCGGACGGCAAGATGCTGAGCAAAGAAGATCTGAAGAAATTGGGCCTACCAGACATGGAAGCCGTGGAGAAGCTCCGCAAGGAACTTGAGAAGTATGCGAAAGGGGAGCAGTGGAAGCTGGATGTCGTGGATACCCCTGCTGGGAGAGAGTATCGTGCAATTGTTGGCTCTGACGACGATGAAAAGCCTGCTTCGCAGGAGGGCACAGTCAAggctgagaagaaggagcagcagcaaggtCAGGAGAAAGATGTCGAAGAACCGGTCAAACTGaaagaaggcaaagaacCGGGCAAGCTGACAGAAGGCAAAGCGGCGGGCAAGCGGAAAGACGTTAAGGGGCACGCGCGGCAGCAAGACTCAAACCCCAGACCGAagcaggaagaagaggagaccgAGCAGGAGGGTAGCCAGGAGGAATTCTTCAGGGATGAACTGTAG
- a CDS encoding 60S acidic ribosomal protein P2 — protein MKHLAAYLLLGLGGNTSPSAEDIKGVLSAVGIEADEERLTQLLSELEGKDINELITEGSAKLASVPSGGAAAPAAGGAAAGGAAATEAAPEAAKEEEKEESDEDMGFGLFD, from the exons ATGAAGCACCTCGCGGCATACCTTCTCCTCGGCCTGGGCGGCAACACCTCTCCTTCGGCGGAGGACATCAAGGGCGTTCTCAGCGCTGTCGGTATCGAGGCTGACGAAGAGCGCCTCACTCAGCTCCTTTCTGAGCTTGAGGGCAAGGACATCAACGAG CTCATCACCGAGGGCTCTGCCAAGCTCGCATCCGTCCCATctggtggtgctgctgcACCAGCTGCTGGTGGCGCCGCTGCCGGTGGTGCCGCTGCCACTGAGGCTGCTCCAGAGGCCGctaaggaggaggagaaggaggagtctgACGAGGACATGGGCTTCGGTCTCTTCGACTAA
- a CDS encoding fungal specific transcription factor (Fungal specific transcription factor), whose protein sequence is MPGPTQPTPPSSHSSNAGQSPDGHSHRVVRNRRKTAASSANASPDDMQNRIDRLEGLVLSLMTSGPQSGSTAAAQAAIQGSRSNSLSTGSDLRLDPGGADLIVEETEGNGEDESELENISHGIGIMKMDNGKAMYASDAHWYAILGEISEVKKYFESHKDDYKQQMAKVQAAKSAGNTGAAFLLQGLAPMDRNDILAAYPNKADADRLIARYFNAYDPSVHIIHGPSFQKQYDQHWLNPNETGVPWLGLCFAMMTLALQSYNRAGDEPPEYRGRSLELSHQYRKLTAQALILSDLTQSNPQTLETLVLHVQAEYGRSKDAEPGVLLMTGLCVRLAMRMGYHRDPGPHPAITPFQGEMRRRVWTFVRQCDLLISFQFGLPAMIKCDHMDTEVPRNLYDDELFEDMKTLPPSRPAFEATPMSYMITKSKMTFLFGRIVERSQSVSNPLSYDETLKFDAELREARSQHPPLLLMRSFQESARDPANLIMQRLGLEMVYLRSLFVLHRRFIARGRENPRFAYSRRTCIDASMELLHHQATLHQESQPGGRLRSVKWYISSLTTHDFMLAAMLVCLDLYHSAEAERKCRTPSSGPNSPQTPEQYDEGRREQMMQAVEHCISIWESVRNESIEAYKASSALRVMVEKLKAHTDWQKTQTRQPHQVQDKPAYPSRIPSYNMYTSGNIPDTNTDDLPPEQSAAMTLGMLSSGGLSPGPGFGMNINQMPPSNENKQSQPYPAGMAALLNDPMAARTGLTPQYEPNSMSMGGAASPMTQLLNGQGGNFMMEGDIDWGAWDSYIQGTGAAGLDNTQMWPMNLDLAMDTGGQPGQQHNGTSGLGPGAVFMEAPGGGGGGGGML, encoded by the exons ATGCCGGGTCCGACACAACCCACTCCGCCCTCTTCTCACTCCTCCAATGCCGGTCAATCTCCGGATGGCCATTCCCACCGTGTTGTGC GGAATCGCAGAAAGACTGCCGCAAGCAGCGCAAACGCTTCGCCCGACGACATGCAGAATCGCATCGACAGACTCGAGGGACTGGTTCTATCTTTAATGACCAGCGGACCACAATCTGGATCGACAGCTGCGGCGCAAGCAGCAATTCAGGGGAGTCGGAGCAACAGTCTGAGTACAGGATCAGATCTGAGGCTGGATCCAGGCGGCGCAGATCTGATCGTAGAAGAGACGGAAGGTAATGGAGAGGATGAAAGCGAGCTGGAGAACATATCTCACGGCATTGGCATCATGAAAATGGACAACGGAAAGGCCATGTACGCCAGTGACGCTCATTG GTACGCGATCTTGGGTGAAATCTCAGAAGTCAAGAAGTACTTCGAGAGTCACAAGGACGACTATAAACAGCAGATGGCAAAAGTTCAGGCTGCCAAATCGGCAGGAAATACCGGTGCCGCATTTCTGCTACAAGGTCTAGCACCGATGGACAGGAACGACATTCTGGCAGCGTACCCAAACAAAGCAGACGCTGACCGTTTGATTGCGAGATATTTCAACGCATACGACCCTTCAGTCCACATCATACATGGTCCTTCTTTTCAAAAGCAATACGATCAGCACTGGCTGAATCCGAACGAGACTGGTGTCCCTTGGCTAGGACTCTGCTTTGCCATGATGACCCTGGCGTTGCAATCGTATAACAGAGCAGGTGATGAGCCTCCGGAATATCGTGGGAGGTCGCTTGAGCTGTCGCATCAGTACAGAAAACTGACTGCACAGGCTTTGATCTTGTCCGATCTTACGCAAAGCAATCCGCAGACATTGGAGACCCTGGTGCTTCATGTCCAGGCAGAGTACGGTCGCAGCAAAGATGCCGAACCAGGGGTCCTGTTAATGACTGGTCTTTGTGTGAGGCTAGCCATGCGCATGGGCTATCACAGAGATCCGGGACCACATCCAGCCATCACACCATTCCAAGGCGAGATGCGACGGAGAGTTTGGACGTTTGTACGACAATGCGACCTGCTCATTTCTTTCCAATTCGGCCTCCCTGCGATGATCAAGTGCGATCACATGGATACTGAAGTTCCCCGCAACctctacgacgacgagctcttCGAAGACATGAAGACGCTGCCACCGTCACGGCCGGCGTTTGAGGCGACCCCGATGTCCTATATGATCACAAAATCGAAGATGACGTTCCTGTTCGGTCGCATCGTGGAGCGCTCGCAGTCCGTGTCGAATCCGCTATCGTATGACGAGACGCTGAAATTTGATGCTGAGCTGCGGGAGGCGAGGTCACAGCATCCGCCGCTGCTTCTCATGCGCTCGTTCCAAGAATCGGCTCGCGATCCGGCCAACTTGATCATGCAGCGATTGGGCCTAGAAATGGTTTACCTGCGATCGCTCTTCGTCTTGCACCGACGCTTCATCGCAAGAGGCCGAGAGAATCCGAGATTCGCCTACTCCCGGCGGACGTGCATTGATGCCTCGATGGAgctcctccatcatcaaGCCACTTTGCATCAGGAGTCTCAGCCTGGCGGTCGCCTGCGATCTGTCAAGTGGTATATAAGTTCCCTAACGACTCACGACTTCATGCTGGCCGCCATGTTAGTATGCCTGGATCTGTACCACAGCGCTGAGGCAGAGCGCAAGTGCCGCACTCCATCAAGCGGACCGAATTCGCCACAAACACCCGAGCAGTATGATGAGGGCCGCCGCGAACAAATGATGCAGGCAGTAGAGCACTGCATCTCGATCTGGGAGTCTGTCCGCAACGAGAGTATAGAAGCCTACAAAGCTTCATCCGCCCTGCGCGTCATGGTCGAGAAGTTGAAGGCCCATACCGATTGGCAAAAGACCCAGACACGACAGCCGCACCAAGTGCAAGACAAACCAGCTTATCCTTCGCGCATCCCCAGCTACAACATGTACACCAGCGGCAACATCCCCGATACGAATACTGACGACCTACCGCCTGAGCAATCCGCTGCCATGACGCTCGGCATGCTCTCCTCCGGCGGCCTTTCGCCAGGTCCTGGTTTTGGCATGAACATTAATCAAATGCCCCCCTCGAATGAGAACAAGCAATCGCAACCCTACCCAGCTGGCATGGCCGCTCTCCTCAACGATCCCATGGCAGCCCGCACCGGCCTGACACCACAATACGAACCGAATAGCATGTCCATGGGCGGGGCAGCAAGTCCCATGACGCAGCTGCTCAATGGTCAAGGTGGGAACTTCATGATGGAGGGCGACATTGATTGG GGCGCCTGGGACTCGTACATTCAAGGCACAGGAGCGGCAGGTCTCGATAACACGCAAATGTGGCCCATGAACCTGGACCTGGCGATGGATACCGGCGGACAGCCAGGCCAGCAGCACAACGGGACCAGTGGGCTTGGTCCGGGAGCAGTATTCATGGAGGCGCcgggtggaggtggcggaggtggcggcATGTTGTGA
- a CDS encoding 40S ribosomal protein S15 encodes STELKRKRAFRKFSYRGIDLDELLDLSSEQLRDVVHARARRRFNRGLKRKPMGLIKKLRKAKQEAKPNEKPDLVKTHLRDMIIVPEMIGSVVGVYSGKEFNQVEIKPEMVGHYLAEFSISYKPVKHGRPGIGATHSSRFIPLK; translated from the exons TCAACAGAGCTCAAGAGAAAGAGAGCGTTCCGCAAGTTTTCGTACCGCGGTATCGACCTGGACGA GCTCTTGGACCTCTCCTCCGAGCAGCTCCGCGATGTCGTCCACGCTCGCGCCCGCCGTCGGTTCAACCGCGGCCTCAAGCGCAAGCCCATGGGCCTGATCAAGAAGCTCCGCAAGGCCAAGCAGGAGGCCAAGCCCAACGAGAAGCCCGACCTCGTCAAGACTCACCTCCGTGACATGATCATCGTCCCAGAGATGATCGGTTCCGTCGTCGGTGTCTACTCCGGCAAGGAATTCAACCAGGTCGAGATCAAGCCCGAGATGGTTGGACATTACCTCGCCGAGTTCTCCATCTCTTA CAAGCCAGTCAAGCACGGTAGACCCGGTATCGGTGCTACCCACTCTTCGCGTTTCATCCCGTTGAAGTAG